The stretch of DNA CCGGTTTCCTGTGTTTCTTCACCGATCTTCACCTCTCTTGCGTGGTGCTACTGATCGAGCAGCCAACGCGCGCATTCGATGTCGCAGACCAGCATCTTGGCCAGTCCGCCGTGGAGGGCACCCAGTGCCGCTTGATGTTTGGCGACGCCACCCGTGACGAGGATCGATCCCCCGCACGCGCGGATGTCGTCGAGAGGAACGGACATCGCCCGTTCGTCCAGTGGGCCGGCGACCTCGGTTCCGTCGAGCCGGTAGAAGCGTCCACCGACCTCGCCGACCGCTCCGAGGTCGGTGAGCACCGACAGCATGTCCGTGTCGATGAAGCTGCCCTCGAACAGGGTGGTCGACGTGGAGACTGCGCCCGTGCCGAACATCATCATCTCCGCGGTCCGGCCGGCCTCGAGGGCCTTGGAGATGACGGAGTCGCCCCGCATGGATACCACGGTCGATGCGTCCGCGTACAGGGGAACAGGGAGCCGAACAGTGTTGGCCTGCAGTTGCTCTGCGCATCGTCCGAGAACGTATTCAGTTCCGGTCTGGTAGTTGATCGCACTCACCGAACCGTCGAGCTGGACGACGGACGCGCACGTGGCCGCCCCGGACGGCAGGCCCTGCGCGACGGCGACCGTCTCCGGACCCCACGTGAATCCGAGGGTGTCGCCTTCCCGGATCCGGCGCACCAGCAGGGATGCGGCGGCCCGCCCGACCCCGGCGAAGCTGTTGTGGTCGTCGATCGATCCGGTGGCGTCGACGGAATCGGCAACCACCACGGCCTCGACGAGTCCGTACTTCTCCTCGAGCGCGCGCTCCTCGTCCGAGCGCAGGGCATCGCGCAGATGCGCGGGAGCCTGCACCTCGATGCGCACCAGGCCCTGGGCGCGGGCTCGCGCCACCAGCCTTCCCGCCGTCGGTCGGGAGACCCCGAGGCGTGTCGCGACCTCGGCCTGCGTCATTCCGTCGAGGTAGTACAGCGTCGCAGCACGCAACGCCAGGCGCAGATCCTCCGTCGTGGACGGAGGCGGCGCCGCGATAGGAGACGGCGTCGGGGCTGTCGAGTTGGGGGACGTCACTGGTTCTCCTCGCCATGATCCCGAGCCCGTCGAGCGTGTCTCCGGAGCCTCGAGAAACCGTGAGCAAATGATCACTATGCGTTGATCTGCTCAATACGCTAGCATCGAAGTGTGACCCACACAACACTCCCTTCGGATACCCCCAGGACGATGCGTGTAAGCGTGCTCGTCGAGCCGGGCGTGATCGAGATCCGGGAACGCCCCGTGCCCACTCCCGCCCCCGGCGACGTCCTGATCCGCGTGGCCTCGGTGGGCGTCTGCGGATCGGACGCCCACTACTACCGCGAGGGCCGGATCGGCGAGTTCGTAGTCGATCAGCCGATCGTGCTGGGCCACGAGGCGTCGGGCACCGTCGTCGGCGTCGGCGCGGGGGTCGACGCGGACCGGATCGGGCAGCGCGTCTCCATCGAACCGCAGCGGCCCGACCCGGACACCGAGGAATCACGGCGCGGTCTCTACAACCTATGCCCGCACATGCAGTTCTATGCCACCCCGCCCATCGACGGAGCGCTGGCCGAGTACGTGACCATCGGCGCGGCATTCGCGCATCCGATTCCCGACGGGATGTCGGAGGACGCCGCCGCACTGTGCGAGCCGCTGTCCGTGGCGATCGCGACCACCCGCAAGGCCGGTGTGACGGCGGGTTCCCGCGTTCTGATCGCGGGCGCGGGACCGATCGGAATCGCGACCGTGCAGACCGCCCTCGCGTTCGGTGCCACCGAGGTCTTCGTCTCGGACCTCGACCCGCAGCGACGCGACGTCGCAACGAAATTCGGTGCCACCGCGGTGCTCGACCCGCGCGAGCAGGACGTCGCGGGTCTCCACGTGGACGCGTTCGTCGACGCGTCCGGCGCACCCGCCGCGGTACTGGCCGGGATCCAGGCCGTCCGGCCCGCGGGATCGGTGGTGCTGGTGGGCATGGGCGCCCCCGAGATGACACTGCCCGTCCAGACCATCCAGAACCGAGAGCTGGTGCTGACCGGCGTGTTCCGCTACGCCAACACCTGGCCGACGGCCATCGCCCTCGCACGGTCGGGTCGCGTCGACCTCGATTCGATGGTCACCGGAAGATTTCCGCTCGCCGAAGCGGAGCACGCACTGAACGCAGACCGGACGCCGGGCAGCCTCAAGGCCGTCGTGCGCGTCCAGGAATGAGGAGAGACCGATGCAACTGAGCGCGCAGGCACTGCCGCAACTCGACGACACCGTCCAGGTGCCGAACTACGCCCGACGCGACATCACGGTGGGAATAGTGCATTTCGGTGTCGGCGGGTTCCACCGCGCGCATCAAGCGATGTACGTCGACCGGTTGCTGCGGCGCGGGGAGGCCCGCGAGTGGGGCATCTGCGGGGTCGGGGTCCTGCCCGGCGACCGGCGCATGAAGGACGTCCTCGACGCGCAGGACGGTCTGTACACGCTCGCCCTGCGCCACCCGGACGGCACCTGGGAGGTGAGCGTCATCGGTTCCATCGTCGACTACCTGTTCGCTCCCGACGACCCTGAGGCCGTAATCGAGAAGATCGCCGCCGAGTCCACGAAGATCGTCTCGCTGACGATCACGGAGGGCGGCTACAACTTCACCCACGACACGGGCGAATTCGATGCCGGGAACCCGGACGTCGTACACGATCTCACCGACGGCGCCGCTCCCCGGACCACGTTCGGACTCGTCGTCGAGGCACTGGCCCGGCGCCGCGCGCGCGGGCTGCCGTCGCCGACCATCATGTCCTGCGACAACATTCAGGGCAACGGCGACGTGGCGCGCCGGATGTTCCTGGCGTACGCCGAGTTGAAGGATCCCGACCTGGCGGCGTGGATGCGGGAGGAGACGTCGTTCCCCAACTCGATGGTCGACCGCATCACCCCCGTCACCACCCCCGAGGTGACGGAGGCGCTGTCTTCGCGGTTCGGCGTCGACGACCGGTGGCCCGTCGCGGCCGAGCCGTTCACGTCGTGGGTGCTCGAGGACGCTTTCCCGCTCGGCCGTCCCGCATTCGAGGACGTCGGCGTCCAGGTGGTCGACGACGTCGAACCGTACGAGCTGATGAAGCTGCGCCTGCTCAACGCGAGTCACCAGGGCCTCTGCTACTTCGGCTACCTGTCGGGGTACCGGCTCGTGCACGACGTCGCGCAGGATCCACTGTTCGCCGAATTCCTGCTGGCGTACATGGACGACGAGGCCACCCCCACCCTGGCGCCGGTGCCCGGGGTCGACCTCGACGAATACAAGCGCACGCTCATCGAACGCTTCTCCAATCCCGAGATCCGCGACACGGTGGCCCGGTTGTGCGCCGAATCGTCCGATCGCATCCCGAAGTGGCTGCTGCCGGTGATCCGCGAGAATCTGGTGGCGGACCGGCCCATTCGACTGTCTGCCGCGATCGTGGCGAGCTGGGCCCGGTATGCCGAAGGGGTC from Rhodococcus opacus B4 encodes:
- a CDS encoding sugar-binding transcriptional regulator, yielding MTSPNSTAPTPSPIAAPPPSTTEDLRLALRAATLYYLDGMTQAEVATRLGVSRPTAGRLVARARAQGLVRIEVQAPAHLRDALRSDEERALEEKYGLVEAVVVADSVDATGSIDDHNSFAGVGRAAASLLVRRIREGDTLGFTWGPETVAVAQGLPSGAATCASVVQLDGSVSAINYQTGTEYVLGRCAEQLQANTVRLPVPLYADASTVVSMRGDSVISKALEAGRTAEMMMFGTGAVSTSTTLFEGSFIDTDMLSVLTDLGAVGEVGGRFYRLDGTEVAGPLDERAMSVPLDDIRACGGSILVTGGVAKHQAALGALHGGLAKMLVCDIECARWLLDQ
- a CDS encoding NAD(P)-dependent alcohol dehydrogenase, encoding MRVSVLVEPGVIEIRERPVPTPAPGDVLIRVASVGVCGSDAHYYREGRIGEFVVDQPIVLGHEASGTVVGVGAGVDADRIGQRVSIEPQRPDPDTEESRRGLYNLCPHMQFYATPPIDGALAEYVTIGAAFAHPIPDGMSEDAAALCEPLSVAIATTRKAGVTAGSRVLIAGAGPIGIATVQTALAFGATEVFVSDLDPQRRDVATKFGATAVLDPREQDVAGLHVDAFVDASGAPAAVLAGIQAVRPAGSVVLVGMGAPEMTLPVQTIQNRELVLTGVFRYANTWPTAIALARSGRVDLDSMVTGRFPLAEAEHALNADRTPGSLKAVVRVQE
- a CDS encoding mannitol dehydrogenase family protein — translated: MQLSAQALPQLDDTVQVPNYARRDITVGIVHFGVGGFHRAHQAMYVDRLLRRGEAREWGICGVGVLPGDRRMKDVLDAQDGLYTLALRHPDGTWEVSVIGSIVDYLFAPDDPEAVIEKIAAESTKIVSLTITEGGYNFTHDTGEFDAGNPDVVHDLTDGAAPRTTFGLVVEALARRRARGLPSPTIMSCDNIQGNGDVARRMFLAYAELKDPDLAAWMREETSFPNSMVDRITPVTTPEVTEALSSRFGVDDRWPVAAEPFTSWVLEDAFPLGRPAFEDVGVQVVDDVEPYELMKLRLLNASHQGLCYFGYLSGYRLVHDVAQDPLFAEFLLAYMDDEATPTLAPVPGVDLDEYKRTLIERFSNPEIRDTVARLCAESSDRIPKWLLPVIRENLVADRPIRLSAAIVASWARYAEGVDEAGEPIDVVDQLKDSLVPIARSQHENRTAFIENQSVFGDLAENPRFVTAYLWALDSLHEIGARKTLEALREKVQS